One genomic segment of Gossypium arboreum isolate Shixiya-1 chromosome 3, ASM2569848v2, whole genome shotgun sequence includes these proteins:
- the LOC108472839 gene encoding protein CURLY FLAG LEAF 1-like, whose protein sequence is MVSFKASLSPEMGKAKSEFENLRKKRNLEEPLDGDGETLIKRLKTERTKPGFDMELHLDTPLPIEWQRCLDLQSGTIHFYNSRTDTRTCKDPRTSPECPSTGHMSLDLELNLPCVSNATNPEAVSKQNCVGSVEKKLNSWGGLMQKRPWLTMEEAKEEEEEMVATVCRQCHMLVMLIKSSPACPNCKFRHPPPDPGPPKLFNQRLSLLC, encoded by the exons ATGGTTTCCTTTAAAGCCTCACTCTCTCCGGAAATGGGGAAGGCCAAGTCGGAGTTTGAGAATTTACGGAAGAAGAGAAACTTGGAAGAGCCTTTAGATGGTGACGGAGAAACTCTCATAAAGCGATTGAAAACCGAAAGAACAAAACCAGGGTTTGATATGGAGCTTCACCTCGACACTCCATTGCCTATAGAGTGGCAAAGATGTCTTGATCTTCAG TCAGGGACGATACACTTTTACAATTCAAGGACTGATACGAGAACTTGTAAGGATCCAAGGACAAGCCCTGAGTGTCCAAGCACTGGGCACATGAGTTTAGACCTTGAGCTAAACTTACCATGCGTTTCTAATGCAACAAATCCGGAAGCCGTGAGCAAGCAAAACTGTGTCGGCTCAGTTGAGAAGAAGCTCAACAGTTGGGGAGGATTAATGCAGAAGCGTCCGTGGTTAACGATGGAAGAGGCGAAGGAGGAAGAGGAGGAGATGGTAGCAACAGTGTGCAGGCAGTGCCATATGTTGGTGATGCTAATCAAATCATCACCTGCTTGCCCTAATTGCAAATTCAGGCACCCACCACCAGACCCAGGCCCTCCAAAACTATTCAACCAAAGGCTTAGCCTCCTGTGCTAG